In a single window of the uncultured Dysgonomonas sp. genome:
- a CDS encoding biopolymer transporter ExbD translates to MKIERRKTRAAEVYTSSLNDIMFFLLLFFLIISTMVTPAAIRVLLPNAATSEQVVTKKNINLIITQDLRYYVNDKEVTKEEIEPALMAAITKEKEKNNNVEVNVLLQADKSLSLQNVVDVIDIGNKLQVKMVLFTQKPE, encoded by the coding sequence ATGAAAATAGAACGGAGAAAAACAAGGGCTGCCGAGGTTTATACCTCTTCGTTGAATGATATAATGTTCTTCCTGTTGTTGTTTTTTCTTATAATATCCACAATGGTTACTCCTGCGGCAATCAGAGTTCTTTTGCCAAATGCTGCAACTTCGGAGCAAGTTGTAACCAAGAAAAATATTAATTTGATAATAACTCAGGATCTGAGGTATTATGTCAATGATAAGGAAGTTACAAAAGAAGAGATCGAACCGGCCTTGATGGCAGCTATTACAAAGGAAAAAGAAAAGAACAATAACGTCGAAGTAAATGTTCTATTACAAGCAGATAAATCATTGAGTCTGCAGAATGTTGTTGATGTAATTGATATCGGGAATAAATTGCAGGTAAAGATGGTACTTTTTACCCAAAAACCGGAATAA